A stretch of Rhizobium sp. TH2 DNA encodes these proteins:
- a CDS encoding nucleotide sugar dehydrogenase, which produces MVQAKPQLKRHNPTPRATTLTDTPSPFDTLLASISGRLARVGVIGLGYVGLPLAMTVARSGFPVTGFDIDPGKITMIEAGQSYIDAVSHQVLSTQTSSGRFRATTDFAELGTCDVIVICVPTPLTKHRDPDLSFVTKTSGSIATALRPGQLIVLESTTYPGTTDGVVRPILEETGLKSGRDFFLGFSPEREDPGNKDFETSTIPKVVAGDGAEAAVLMEAFYGVAVTTVVPVSTTATAEAVKLTENIFRAVNIALVNELKVVYEAMGIDIWEVIDAAKTKPFGYMPFYPGPGLGGHCIPIDPFYLTWKSREYELPTRFIELAGEINSAMPRHVVDRLAEALDIRAGKALSRSHVLVIGLAYKKNVPDIRESPSLKLIELIEARGGQASYHDPHVPKVPSTREYGHLKDRPSVALTPEAVSGFDAVLIATDHDGIDYAVLAEWAQIVVDTRNAFGRRKISGDNIVKA; this is translated from the coding sequence ATGGTGCAGGCGAAGCCGCAACTGAAACGTCACAATCCCACGCCGAGAGCCACGACATTGACGGACACGCCTTCCCCTTTCGATACCCTCCTCGCGAGCATTTCCGGGCGTCTAGCGCGCGTCGGCGTGATCGGTCTCGGCTATGTCGGGCTGCCGCTGGCGATGACCGTGGCGCGCAGCGGATTTCCGGTGACGGGCTTCGATATCGATCCCGGCAAGATCACGATGATCGAGGCGGGGCAGTCCTATATCGACGCGGTTTCGCACCAGGTGCTTTCAACGCAGACGTCGTCGGGTCGATTCCGGGCGACCACGGATTTCGCCGAACTTGGGACGTGTGATGTCATCGTCATCTGCGTGCCGACGCCGCTGACCAAGCACCGCGATCCGGACCTCTCCTTCGTCACCAAGACAAGCGGGTCGATTGCCACCGCATTGCGGCCCGGCCAGTTGATCGTGCTTGAATCGACGACCTATCCCGGCACGACGGATGGTGTGGTAAGGCCGATACTGGAGGAGACCGGCCTCAAATCCGGCCGGGACTTCTTCCTCGGCTTTTCGCCGGAGCGCGAAGATCCGGGCAACAAGGATTTCGAGACATCGACGATCCCCAAAGTGGTCGCCGGTGATGGCGCCGAGGCTGCCGTCCTGATGGAAGCCTTCTATGGCGTTGCCGTGACCACCGTTGTGCCGGTTTCCACCACTGCCACGGCCGAAGCCGTCAAGCTCACCGAGAACATCTTCCGCGCGGTCAACATCGCGCTCGTCAACGAACTCAAGGTCGTCTACGAGGCGATGGGGATCGACATCTGGGAAGTGATCGACGCCGCCAAGACCAAGCCTTTCGGCTATATGCCCTTCTATCCCGGCCCTGGGCTCGGCGGTCATTGCATTCCGATCGATCCTTTCTACCTGACCTGGAAATCCCGCGAATACGAATTGCCCACCCGCTTCATCGAACTTGCCGGCGAGATCAATTCCGCCATGCCCAGGCATGTGGTGGATCGGCTTGCCGAAGCGCTCGACATCCGCGCCGGCAAGGCACTCAGCCGGTCGCATGTGCTGGTGATCGGCCTCGCCTATAAGAAGAACGTGCCAGATATCCGCGAAAGCCCGTCACTCAAACTGATCGAGTTGATCGAGGCGCGGGGCGGGCAAGCCAGCTATCACGATCCGCATGTGCCGAAAGTGCCTTCGACGCGCGAGTATGGCCACCTCAAGGACCGGCCATCCGTGGCATTGACGCCGGAAGCGGTTTCCGGGTTTGACGCGGTGCTGATCGCCACCGATCATGATGGCATAGATTATGCCGTGCTCGCCGAATGGGCGCAGATCGTGGTCGACACGCGCAATGCCTTCGGCCGCCGCAAGATCAGCGGCGACAACATCGTCAAGGCGTAG
- a CDS encoding adenylate/guanylate cyclase domain-containing protein, with the protein MIIPRANISESLIERVSHWLQQSALGGSDLEGLVHGLCERLAAAGVPLLRVHLSFSMLHPLYDALGFTWIKGKGVSVEGFRPATSDGEKDRFIRSPYFYLLSNGLPHLRRRIDPMTSSEFGIFDDLKEMGGTDYLAFVESFGEDTTRGMVGSWTTDAAGGFGDEVIDALLHIQNDLAVAAKMAVLSKLADNMVTTYLGGNAGQRVLSGQVRRGDGETIRAALVMGDMRQSTVLAEKSGRQVYIDTLNVFFDAIAAPFNKNGGEILSFMGDGFLAVYPCDRHREPSEVATQAAMAAVREANARMAELNADRKQNRLGEIRYGIGLHVGNVMYGNVGLKDRLTFSAFGGAVNEVQRLQGLTKTLGQTVIASQAFATYCGGDWVTLGEKRLRGVEEKVTVLMPSESNMTMSGIELAESNGHDVRSEAEHVMLLYRNTRQQKPTLPGPNFLQ; encoded by the coding sequence ATGATTATTCCCCGTGCAAATATTTCTGAATCCCTCATCGAGCGTGTATCGCACTGGCTCCAGCAATCGGCCCTCGGCGGCAGCGACCTCGAAGGGCTGGTGCATGGTCTTTGCGAGCGACTGGCCGCCGCTGGCGTCCCGCTGCTCCGGGTTCATCTGAGTTTTTCCATGCTTCATCCGCTTTATGACGCGCTCGGCTTCACCTGGATCAAGGGCAAGGGGGTGAGCGTCGAAGGCTTTCGTCCGGCAACCAGTGACGGCGAGAAGGACCGGTTCATCAGGAGCCCCTACTTCTATCTTTTGAGCAACGGCCTGCCGCATCTGAGGCGCCGGATCGATCCGATGACGTCTTCGGAATTCGGCATTTTCGACGATCTCAAGGAAATGGGCGGCACGGATTATCTCGCCTTCGTCGAATCCTTCGGCGAGGACACGACGCGCGGCATGGTCGGATCATGGACCACCGACGCGGCGGGCGGCTTCGGCGACGAGGTCATCGACGCGCTGCTGCATATTCAGAACGACCTCGCGGTTGCCGCCAAGATGGCCGTGCTTAGCAAGCTCGCCGACAACATGGTCACCACCTATCTCGGCGGCAATGCCGGCCAGCGCGTGCTGTCAGGCCAGGTTCGTCGCGGCGATGGCGAGACCATCCGCGCGGCACTTGTCATGGGCGACATGCGCCAATCGACCGTGCTCGCCGAGAAGTCTGGCCGACAGGTTTACATCGACACCCTCAACGTCTTCTTCGACGCGATCGCCGCGCCCTTCAACAAGAACGGTGGCGAGATCCTGAGCTTCATGGGCGACGGCTTCCTTGCCGTCTACCCCTGTGACAGGCATCGCGAACCGTCCGAGGTCGCCACCCAGGCGGCTATGGCTGCCGTGCGGGAGGCCAATGCCCGCATGGCCGAACTCAATGCCGACCGCAAGCAGAACCGCCTTGGCGAGATCCGCTACGGCATCGGCCTGCATGTCGGCAACGTGATGTATGGGAATGTCGGGCTCAAGGACCGGCTGACCTTCTCGGCTTTCGGCGGCGCGGTCAACGAGGTGCAGCGCCTGCAGGGCCTGACCAAGACGCTTGGCCAGACGGTGATCGCCAGCCAGGCCTTCGCCACCTATTGCGGCGGCGACTGGGTGACGCTCGGCGAGAAGCGCCTGCGCGGCGTCGAGGAAAAGGTCACGGTGTTGATGCCGAGCGAAAGCAACATGACGATGTCCGGCATCGAGCTTGCAGAAAGTAATGGACACGATGTGCGCTCTGAAGCAGAACATGTGATGCTGCTCTACCGCAACACGCGCCAGCAGAAACCAACACTGCCGGGACCGAATTTCTTGCAATGA
- a CDS encoding polysaccharide lyase: protein MKKAIAIAMFLASVLSSAEAIAEDTSAKLFDNFDGADFSAAGGLYYKNNAEQRSGQVEFQKDVTLDGGGALKLTVRPGCGINREDCSERAEIWEKPQLRVPYDQAVWYGFAVKFADPIPRDDHRYLIAQWKREIDPGAPGDFSPFLALRLRKGKLFATVEANHFAPVSLQPKGTPAQCGEGQTPVWLRPETNQMRALVATDGNWEGEDGGLFNACTDKITVIDRGNKLPSPDSGWIDFAIMTKPGPDGTGHIEIFANNKWVVTIKGYIGHNDPPLGDNQYFKFGPYRAASSTEWTLYYDDFRRSPDCADVLRDQAACALVR, encoded by the coding sequence ATGAAGAAGGCAATCGCGATCGCCATGTTTCTAGCGTCCGTACTTTCAAGCGCCGAGGCGATCGCAGAGGACACGAGTGCAAAGCTTTTCGACAATTTCGACGGCGCCGATTTCTCGGCCGCCGGCGGCCTATATTACAAGAACAATGCCGAGCAGCGCTCCGGCCAGGTCGAGTTCCAGAAGGACGTGACGCTTGACGGCGGCGGAGCGCTGAAGCTCACCGTTCGCCCGGGTTGTGGTATCAATCGTGAAGATTGCTCCGAGCGGGCGGAAATCTGGGAAAAACCGCAGCTGCGCGTGCCCTATGACCAGGCCGTCTGGTATGGCTTCGCGGTAAAATTCGCCGATCCGATCCCTCGGGATGACCACCGTTATCTGATTGCCCAGTGGAAGCGCGAGATCGATCCCGGCGCACCGGGCGATTTCAGCCCGTTCCTGGCCTTGAGGCTGCGCAAAGGCAAGCTCTTCGCCACGGTCGAAGCCAATCACTTCGCGCCGGTCTCGCTCCAGCCGAAAGGCACGCCGGCACAATGCGGCGAAGGCCAGACGCCGGTCTGGCTTCGTCCCGAAACCAACCAGATGCGCGCGCTGGTGGCGACGGACGGCAATTGGGAAGGCGAAGACGGCGGGCTATTCAATGCCTGCACGGACAAGATCACTGTAATCGATCGCGGCAACAAGCTGCCGTCGCCGGATTCGGGCTGGATCGATTTTGCCATCATGACCAAGCCGGGCCCCGATGGCACCGGCCATATCGAGATCTTTGCCAACAACAAATGGGTGGTCACGATCAAGGGCTATATCGGCCATAACGACCCGCCGCTAGGCGACAATCAGTATTTCAAATTCGGTCCATACAGGGCCGCAAGCTCGACCGAATGGACACTCTATTACGACGACTTCCGCCGCAGCCCCGACTGTGCCGACGTGCTGCGCGACCAGGCTGCCTGCGCTCTGGTCCGCTAG
- a CDS encoding ABC transporter ATP-binding protein — protein sequence MASATDLLRVENLSISFALLGGKVDAVKRADLRVLPGKVTALVGESGSGKSVISQAVMGILPNTASVGGKILFNDPASSSGAIDLLALPRDGREIRAIRGDRMGMIFQEPMTSLSPLHTIGNQVSEVLKIHTEDTGAQRRAATEEMLGLVGFNDPKRAYDMYPFELSGGMRQRAMIAMALICRPALLIADEPTTALDVTIQAQILQLLRELQMKLNMAMLLITHDLGVVANVADEVVVIYHGEIMEAGPVEQIFRNPTHPYLKGLLAAVPHFDMGPGERLKPLREVPVDTSRLMNLEKPRAAQEDGVLLSVRDIVKTYGTRKSNWFAKDTTPPLRAVDGVSFDVMRGECLGLVGESGCGKTTLSKILMRAVTPDSGSVIFNGEGSPIDVINAEGDALKTLRADIQMVFQDPVASLSPRMTIQNIVSEPLEIHDRGNARTRQDKVVELLEAVGLSRRHLNRYPHGLSGGQRQRVGIARALALNPDLLICDEPVSALDVSVQAQILNLLKDLQSELGLTYIFISHNLAVVDYMADRIAVMCAGRIVEIAPRHSLMQTPIHPYTKSLLAAVPFPDLDRPLDFAALKTNGARDTRNWGAQFRDEGEQDALSFADLGEGHLVLARRSADVKELQH from the coding sequence ATGGCGTCGGCAACCGACCTCCTGAGGGTCGAGAACCTTAGTATCTCGTTCGCCCTGCTTGGTGGCAAGGTCGATGCCGTGAAGCGGGCGGATCTGCGCGTCCTGCCTGGCAAGGTCACGGCTCTGGTCGGCGAGTCCGGTTCCGGAAAATCCGTTATCAGCCAGGCGGTTATGGGCATTTTGCCGAATACCGCCAGCGTCGGCGGCAAGATCCTGTTCAACGATCCCGCATCGTCCTCCGGAGCTATCGACCTGCTGGCGTTACCGCGAGACGGTCGTGAAATTCGTGCCATTCGTGGCGACCGGATGGGAATGATCTTCCAGGAGCCGATGACCTCGCTGTCACCGCTCCACACGATCGGTAACCAGGTATCCGAAGTCCTCAAGATCCACACCGAGGACACGGGCGCCCAGCGCCGCGCGGCAACGGAGGAGATGCTCGGGCTCGTGGGTTTCAATGACCCGAAGCGGGCTTACGACATGTATCCGTTCGAACTCTCGGGCGGCATGCGCCAGCGCGCGATGATCGCCATGGCGCTAATCTGCCGGCCTGCTCTGCTCATCGCCGACGAACCGACCACCGCGCTCGACGTGACGATCCAGGCGCAGATCCTGCAACTGCTTCGCGAGCTGCAGATGAAGCTCAACATGGCTATGCTGCTGATCACCCATGATCTCGGCGTCGTGGCCAATGTCGCCGACGAGGTCGTCGTGATCTATCACGGCGAGATCATGGAAGCCGGTCCCGTCGAACAGATCTTCCGCAATCCCACGCACCCCTATCTCAAGGGGCTGCTGGCTGCCGTGCCGCATTTCGACATGGGACCGGGCGAGCGCCTGAAACCGCTCCGCGAAGTGCCCGTCGACACCAGCCGCCTGATGAACCTGGAAAAGCCGAGAGCCGCCCAGGAAGATGGCGTGCTGCTTTCCGTTCGTGATATCGTCAAGACCTACGGCACGCGCAAATCCAACTGGTTCGCCAAGGACACGACGCCCCCGCTTCGCGCCGTGGATGGCGTCAGCTTCGACGTGATGCGCGGCGAATGTCTGGGCCTGGTCGGCGAAAGCGGTTGCGGCAAGACGACATTGAGCAAAATCCTGATGCGCGCGGTGACGCCCGATTCGGGCTCCGTCATCTTCAACGGCGAAGGCAGTCCCATCGATGTCATCAACGCTGAGGGGGACGCACTCAAGACGCTGCGCGCGGATATCCAGATGGTGTTCCAGGATCCCGTTGCCTCACTGTCCCCGCGCATGACAATCCAGAACATCGTCAGCGAACCGCTCGAGATTCATGATCGCGGCAATGCCAGGACCCGCCAGGACAAGGTTGTCGAACTGCTCGAAGCGGTGGGCCTCAGCCGGCGCCATCTCAACCGCTATCCGCATGGTCTCTCCGGGGGCCAGAGGCAGCGCGTCGGCATCGCGCGTGCGCTTGCGCTCAACCCGGACCTGTTGATCTGCGACGAACCCGTCTCGGCGCTCGACGTCTCGGTTCAGGCTCAGATCCTAAACCTTCTCAAGGACCTGCAGAGCGAGCTCGGCCTCACCTACATCTTCATCTCCCACAATCTTGCAGTCGTCGATTACATGGCCGACCGGATCGCGGTGATGTGCGCCGGCCGCATTGTCGAGATCGCACCGCGTCATTCGCTGATGCAGACACCGATCCATCCCTATACCAAGTCGCTTTTGGCAGCGGTGCCCTTCCCAGACCTCGACCGGCCGCTGGATTTCGCAGCTCTCAAGACCAACGGCGCCCGCGATACACGCAACTGGGGCGCGCAGTTCCGCGACGAAGGTGAACAGGATGCCTTGTCCTTTGCCGATCTCGGCGAAGGACATCTCGTGCTCGCACGACGAAGCGCCGACGTGAAGGAGTTGCAGCATTGA
- a CDS encoding ABC transporter substrate-binding protein: protein MIKRRTFLGLMASSCLPALAQAQVPDVAREPTFLWPRLRAAALPDIIDRLPKKPRLINMAKTGRKPGGYGGEIRILVGSQRDTRLMTINGYARLVGYDEKLELHADVLESFEVVEDRIFTFKIREGHRWSDGGYLTSEDFRYAWEDVILSEDLRRGGLPRELLAGDKPPVFEVLDKYSVRYTWPSPNPDFLPKLAAPQPIVVVMPAAYLKQFHKKYQDEFRLAALVKQYRAKHWKDLHTKMSRSYRPENPELPTLDPWRNTTAPPAEQFVFERNPFFHRIDENGLQLPYIDRVLLNVSSSEIIAAKTGVGESDLQFTGIDFTDYAFLKDSEKRYPVKVSLWTKTQGALLAMLPNLNSADDVWRKLFQDVRVRRALSLAIDRTEINKAVFYGLAAESADTILPESPLFKPQYKTAWASHDPDKANALLDEAGLDKRDEDGFRLLPDGRLAQIIVETAGESTLETDVLELVTDHWKKIGISLFIKTSQRDIFRNRAMAGQIMVSMWSGLDNGVPTADMNPGQLAPTADEQLQWPVWGMYYLSNGKKGKAPDMPEAKELIELLGRWKQTTDAAERTAIWSKMLDIYSEQVFSIGIVNASRQPVLRSARLQNVPEEGLFGFDPTCYLGVYMPDSFWLGVES from the coding sequence TTGATCAAGCGGCGCACCTTCCTCGGCCTGATGGCATCAAGCTGCCTGCCTGCCCTTGCGCAGGCGCAGGTACCCGACGTCGCACGGGAACCGACTTTCCTCTGGCCGCGCCTGAGAGCAGCAGCCCTGCCCGACATTATCGACCGCCTGCCCAAGAAGCCCCGCCTCATCAACATGGCGAAAACCGGTCGCAAGCCGGGCGGCTATGGCGGCGAAATTCGTATTCTGGTCGGCAGCCAGCGCGATACGCGCCTGATGACGATCAACGGTTACGCACGGCTCGTCGGCTATGATGAGAAGCTGGAACTGCATGCCGATGTCCTGGAAAGCTTCGAGGTCGTCGAGGACCGGATCTTCACGTTCAAGATACGGGAAGGCCATCGCTGGTCCGACGGCGGCTATCTGACATCGGAAGACTTCCGTTATGCCTGGGAGGATGTCATCCTCAGCGAGGACCTGCGACGCGGCGGCCTGCCGCGCGAACTCCTCGCCGGAGACAAGCCGCCGGTCTTCGAAGTGCTCGACAAATACTCGGTGCGCTACACATGGCCGTCACCGAACCCGGATTTTCTGCCGAAGCTCGCAGCACCGCAGCCGATCGTCGTGGTCATGCCGGCGGCCTATCTCAAGCAATTCCACAAGAAGTACCAGGACGAGTTCCGTCTTGCCGCGCTCGTCAAGCAATATCGCGCCAAGCATTGGAAGGACCTCCACACCAAGATGTCGCGCAGCTACCGGCCGGAAAATCCGGAACTGCCGACGCTCGACCCGTGGCGCAACACCACCGCGCCGCCGGCTGAACAGTTCGTTTTCGAACGCAACCCCTTCTTTCACCGGATCGACGAGAACGGCCTGCAACTGCCCTACATCGACCGTGTGCTGCTCAATGTAAGCTCCTCGGAGATCATTGCTGCCAAGACCGGCGTCGGCGAGAGCGACCTGCAATTCACCGGCATCGACTTCACGGATTACGCATTCCTGAAGGACTCGGAAAAGCGCTATCCGGTCAAGGTCAGCCTTTGGACCAAGACGCAAGGCGCGCTTCTCGCCATGCTGCCGAACCTCAACAGTGCCGACGACGTCTGGCGCAAGCTGTTCCAGGATGTCCGGGTGAGGCGCGCTTTGTCGCTGGCCATCGACCGCACCGAGATCAACAAGGCTGTTTTCTATGGTCTGGCCGCTGAAAGCGCCGATACGATCCTGCCGGAAAGCCCGCTCTTCAAGCCCCAATACAAGACCGCCTGGGCAAGCCACGATCCGGACAAGGCCAACGCGCTCCTTGATGAAGCTGGCCTAGACAAGCGCGATGAGGACGGCTTCCGCTTGCTGCCCGATGGCCGGCTGGCGCAGATCATCGTCGAGACGGCGGGCGAGAGCACGCTTGAGACCGATGTGCTCGAACTGGTGACCGATCACTGGAAAAAGATCGGCATCTCGCTGTTCATCAAGACCTCGCAGCGCGACATTTTCCGCAACCGCGCCATGGCCGGCCAGATCATGGTCTCGATGTGGTCGGGTCTCGACAACGGCGTGCCGACGGCCGACATGAATCCCGGCCAGCTCGCACCGACGGCCGACGAGCAGCTGCAATGGCCGGTCTGGGGCATGTACTATCTGTCGAACGGGAAGAAGGGCAAGGCGCCTGACATGCCCGAGGCAAAGGAACTGATCGAGCTGCTGGGCAGGTGGAAGCAGACCACCGATGCTGCCGAACGCACGGCCATCTGGTCTAAAATGCTCGATATCTATTCCGAGCAGGTCTTCTCGATCGGCATCGTCAACGCGTCACGCCAGCCCGTACTCCGCTCGGCGCGCCTCCAGAACGTGCCCGAGGAGGGGCTCTTCGGTTTCGATCCCACATGCTATCTCGGCGTCTATATGCCGGATAGCTTCTGGCTTGGCGTGGAGAGCTGA